From a single Mangifera indica cultivar Alphonso chromosome 19, CATAS_Mindica_2.1, whole genome shotgun sequence genomic region:
- the LOC123202752 gene encoding prolyl-tRNA synthetase associated domain-containing protein 1-like isoform X1, giving the protein MGYSKEQLLARLQDLQIEFSKYEHPVVMTVEAQEKYVGGMGGGCKNLFLKDKKHRYYIVSALAGTKVDMKVLSQRLGLGKGGLRMAPEEALPEILQVPLGSVTPFALVNESARDVGLLLDKGFKTQERCFFHPLSNDMSISLNANDLDKFLESIGREPSYVDLEANPTVGKDQPPDLAAFVPSGSTILPEPPEKSASSQNADGNNVITSSNSKAVAEKAVKLAKNVQNIKDKSANAVHPSSAFTDAEKFVEEILNKISAQIFLETKDGSIKEHGEELGTEIANRLRKCCCTEFKNLATIFKNTAYTQGFHAGRASLLR; this is encoded by the exons ATGGGCTATTCAAAGGAACAGTTGCTTGCTCGCTTGCAG gatcttcaaattgaattttccaAGTATGAACATCCTGTTGTAATGACAGTTGAAGCTCAG gaaaaatatgttggaggtatgGGAGGTGGATGTAAAAATTTGTTCTTGAAG GACAAGAAACACAGGTACTATATTGTCTCTGCTCTGGCTGGTACAAAAGTTGATATGAAAG TTTTGTCTCAAAGACTTGGTCTTGGAAAGGGAGGTCTGAGGATGGCTCCTGAAGAGGCATTGCCCGAAATACTTCAG GTGCCATTAGGAAGTGTTACTCCATTTGCGCTGGTGAATGAATCAGCAag AGATGTTGGACTGTTGTTGGATAAAGGATTCAAAACTCAGGAACGATGCTTCTTCCATCCACTGTCAAATGACATGTCAATCT CTCTTAATGCCAATGATCTGGACAAGTTTCTTGAATCAATTGGGAGAGAGCCATCATATGTTGACCTGGAG GCTAACCCCACAGTTGGAAAAGATCAACCTCCTGACCTTGCTGCTTTTGTCCCATCTGGTTCTACCATCCTGCCAGAACCTCCAGAAAAATCAGCTTCTTCACAGAATGCCGATGGGAACAACGTCATTACAAGTAGTAACTCCAAGGCAGTGGCAG AGAAAGCTGTAAAACTGGCCAAAAATGTTCAGAATATTAAGGACAAGTCTGCCAATGCTGTACATCCTTCAAGCGCCTTCACTGATGCTGAGAAATTTGTGGAAGAGATTCTGAATAAAATATCAGCCCAAATATTTTTAGAA ACCAAGGATGGCAGTATCAAAGAACATGGGGAAGAGCTTGGAACTGAGATTGCAAACAGATTAAGAAAATGCTGTTGCACAGAGTTCAAGAACCTTGCT ACGATATTCAAGAACACAGCGTATACACAAGGGTTTCACGCTGGTAGAGCTTCATTACTGAGATAA
- the LOC123202752 gene encoding uncharacterized protein LOC123202752 isoform X2, which translates to MTVEAQEKYVGGMGGGCKNLFLKDKKHRYYIVSALAGTKVDMKVLSQRLGLGKGGLRMAPEEALPEILQVPLGSVTPFALVNESARDVGLLLDKGFKTQERCFFHPLSNDMSISLNANDLDKFLESIGREPSYVDLEANPTVGKDQPPDLAAFVPSGSTILPEPPEKSASSQNADGNNVITSSNSKAVAEKAVKLAKNVQNIKDKSANAVHPSSAFTDAEKFVEEILNKISAQIFLETKDGSIKEHGEELGTEIANRLRKCCCTEFKNLATIFKNTAYTQGFHAGRASLLR; encoded by the exons ATGACAGTTGAAGCTCAG gaaaaatatgttggaggtatgGGAGGTGGATGTAAAAATTTGTTCTTGAAG GACAAGAAACACAGGTACTATATTGTCTCTGCTCTGGCTGGTACAAAAGTTGATATGAAAG TTTTGTCTCAAAGACTTGGTCTTGGAAAGGGAGGTCTGAGGATGGCTCCTGAAGAGGCATTGCCCGAAATACTTCAG GTGCCATTAGGAAGTGTTACTCCATTTGCGCTGGTGAATGAATCAGCAag AGATGTTGGACTGTTGTTGGATAAAGGATTCAAAACTCAGGAACGATGCTTCTTCCATCCACTGTCAAATGACATGTCAATCT CTCTTAATGCCAATGATCTGGACAAGTTTCTTGAATCAATTGGGAGAGAGCCATCATATGTTGACCTGGAG GCTAACCCCACAGTTGGAAAAGATCAACCTCCTGACCTTGCTGCTTTTGTCCCATCTGGTTCTACCATCCTGCCAGAACCTCCAGAAAAATCAGCTTCTTCACAGAATGCCGATGGGAACAACGTCATTACAAGTAGTAACTCCAAGGCAGTGGCAG AGAAAGCTGTAAAACTGGCCAAAAATGTTCAGAATATTAAGGACAAGTCTGCCAATGCTGTACATCCTTCAAGCGCCTTCACTGATGCTGAGAAATTTGTGGAAGAGATTCTGAATAAAATATCAGCCCAAATATTTTTAGAA ACCAAGGATGGCAGTATCAAAGAACATGGGGAAGAGCTTGGAACTGAGATTGCAAACAGATTAAGAAAATGCTGTTGCACAGAGTTCAAGAACCTTGCT ACGATATTCAAGAACACAGCGTATACACAAGGGTTTCACGCTGGTAGAGCTTCATTACTGAGATAA
- the LOC123202573 gene encoding radial spoke head 10 homolog B-like has product MESHKLTRTQSSLLRSSPTIRSSIHSLNSVAEAEMRNERMDEEEGKGKEQELLLKQGKKRKKFGFSNRTGSARFLPVFAMASFSFFTLFSLFLLVYFLNMKREEIPTSENLLLALIFVAITLFLANKNKNLIRQITQETTKRFTLTSRNQTKPIHWFIGESDEEKRRNEKVKKKKIVREGVEFYSNGDFYEGEFHKGKCSGSGVYNYFVNGRYEGEWVDGKYDGYGIESWARGSRYKGQYRQGLRHGYGIYRFYTGDSYAGQWCNGQSHGVGVQTCADGSSYVGEFKCGVKHGLGRYHFRNGDQYSGEYFGDKVHGFGVYHFANGHCYEGSWHEGRKQGYGLYTFRNGDKRCGGWDCGNLKTPLPPHTDSVLRAVEGARKAADHAIHLHRVDEQVNKAVLAANRAATAARVAAVKAVQNRMDGKFCDIDE; this is encoded by the exons ATGGAGAGTCACAAGCTTACTAGAACCCAGTCGTCGCTTCTCCGGTCGTCACCCACCATCCGATCGTCCATCCACAGTCTCAACTCTGTCGCCGAAGCTGAGATGCGCAACGAGCGAATGGATGAAGAAGAAGGGAAAGGGAAAGAACAAGAATTGTTACTAAAACAaggaaagaagaggaaaaaattcGGGTTTTCAAATCGAACCGGGTCGGCCCGATTTCTCCCCGTTTTTGCAATGGCTTCCTTTTCCTTCTTCACGCTCTTCTCTCTATTTCTCCTCGTTTACTTCTTGAAcatgaaaagagaagaaatccCCACCTCGGAGAACCTGTTGTTGGCTTTAATCTTTGTAGCTATTACTCTGTTCTTGGCGAACAAGAACAAGAATTTAATCAGACAAATAACGcaagaaacaacaaaaagattTACACTTACTTCAAGAAACCAGACGAAACCAATCCACTGGTTCATTGGAGAATCAGACGAGGAGAAACGAAGGAATgagaaagtgaagaagaagaagattgtgCGTGAAGGGGTGGAGTTTTACAGCAACGGGGATTTCTATGAAGGAGAGTTTCACAAAGGGAAGTGTAGTGGAAGCGGAGTTTATAATTACTTCGTGAATGGAAGGTATGAAGGAGAGTGGGTCGATGGTAAGTATGATGGTTACGGCATAGAGAGCTGGGCTAGAGGCAGTAGATATAAAGGGCAATATAGGCAAGGTTTGAGGCATGGATATGGTATATATAGATTTTATACAGGGGATTCTTATGCTGGACAGTGGTGTAATGGGCAGAGCCATGGTGTTGGTGTTCAAACATGTGCGGATGGGAGCTCTTATGTGGGTGAATTCAAATGCGGTGTCAAGCACGGCCTTGGTCGCTACCATTTCAG AAATGGAGATCAATATTCTGGAGAATATTTTGGGGACAAAGTTCATGGTTTTGGTGTTTATCACTTCGCTAATGGCCACTGTTATGAGGGATCATGGCATGAAGGCCGCAAGCAAGGCTATGGCTTGTATACTTTTCGCAATGGAGACAAAAGATGTGGAGGATGGGATTGTGGCAACCTTAAGACTCCTCTACCTCCACATACAGATTCAGTACTTAGAGCAGTTGAG GGTGCTAGAAAAGCTGCTGACCATGCCATTCACCTACACCGAGTGGATGAACAGGTGAACAAGGCGGTGCTGGCTGCAAATAGAGCAGCCACTGCTGCTAGAGTTGCTGCTGTCAAAGCTGTCCAGAACCGGATGGATGGTAAATTTTGTGATATAGATGAGTAG